Genomic DNA from Solanum pennellii chromosome 3, SPENNV200:
TGAGTCTGTTTGTGGCTGGGTTGTCCCATATACCAACAAAAGAGGGCAGAGCTGCGATGCTAATTAGGGATATGGATATATCAAGGTTGATGGTCTATATGCAGCAGGTTAAGGAAGAGAAGTTGAGATATACGGAGGAATTCAAAAATAAGAAGGCTAAGACAGGAAATGAGTCCGGCAGCAAAAAAGTAATGTGAACTGTTAATCCTTTTAGCAAAAGAAAAAGGGACCTGCTCCATCATCtactagtgcacctgcacccaTAAATAAAAGTGAATATAATGGTCAAAATTCCTAACACTTCAGATCTATACTTGCACAGTCTCAAGGTAATGTGGCACAAGGATGTAAATGGCTCTTGCATGTGCTAGGTGTGCTATAACTCACCCAAGTAAGTGTCGTGATGGacaggttgtttcaagtgtgggcAAGAGGGTCATTTCATAAAAGAGTGCCCTAAGAACAGGCAAGGTAGTGGAAATCAAGATAATAGAGCCCAATCTTCATCCGTTGCTCCACCAGATAGGGATGCACCTAGAGAAGCTACTTCCAGTACTGGTGAAGGAGAAAACCGCCTCTATGCAATCACAAGTCGTCAtgagcaagagaactctccaaaTATTGTCACTTGTATGATCAAAgtatttacttttgatgtttatgctttgctagaccTAGGataaagtttatcttttgtaacctTATATGTTATGCATAAGTTTGATCTTGTTCCTGAGAAACTCTGTGAACCCTTTTGTATTTCTACACTtgttggggagtctattctagctgAGCGAGTATATCTTGATTGTGtcatttccatc
This window encodes:
- the LOC107013320 gene encoding uncharacterized protein LOC107013320; translation: MVADRRSMMSLFVAGLSHIPTKEGRAAMLIRDMDISRLMVYMQQVKEEKLRYTEEFKNKKAKTGNESGSKKSQGCFKCGQEGHFIKECPKNRQGSGNQDNRAQSSSVAPPDRDAPREATSSTGEGENRLYAITSRHEQENSPNIVTCMIKVFTFDVYALLDLG